A genomic segment from Planococcus sp. MSAK28401 encodes:
- a CDS encoding ribosomal protein L7/L12 yields the protein MTTPLASFIITLCAVIIIGVLLNKNKQLNQTKMIATNTDLTSEVKFMINSDENYTKIVKKVREKTGLGLVEAKQYVDNVKKNN from the coding sequence ATGACGACACCATTAGCTTCATTCATAATAACTCTATGCGCAGTGATTATTATTGGCGTTCTTTTAAACAAAAATAAGCAATTAAATCAAACGAAAATGATTGCAACTAATACTGATTTAACTTCTGAAGTTAAATTTATGATTAATTCAGATGAAAATTATACAAAAATAGTTAAAAAAGTTAGAGAGAAAACAGGATTAGGATTAGTTGAAGCAAAGCAATATGTAGACAATGTGAAAAAAAACAACTAA